A region of the Numenius arquata chromosome 2, bNumArq3.hap1.1, whole genome shotgun sequence genome:
CCTGGCTACAGGAACCTTACAAATGAAAGGGGGAtggaaaaaaagcctaaaaaagaCATGGGAAAGGCTGTCTGTGGAATTTGTCACTGCCCCGTAGTGTGAAGCCCAAATCCATCCCTTCACATGTCTTCTGGAAACTGCTAATATAGTGCTAATATCCCACCCACTCAGTCCCCCACTACACCCTAAAACCAGTCTTCAACCCACCACAAAGTATACATGAAACAGCTTCCTCCAATACCTCTTTATCGCTGGTAAGTTCACTTGCACTGGCTAATTTATATTTGCTGTTGCCACAGGTCAAGCTGTCTCCCTCCTCCAGAACGAGTTTCCATTCTGCTTTCCTATCTGGCCCTAATgatgctaaggactctttggcaCTTAATCTGCCGCAGGTCTCCTTGGCTTTTTCGCAGCTGGCTTTGATGGTCTTCTGGGAAGATCCAGGCCCTCTAGACCTCCGTGTTTGGTGCTGGTCTGCTACTGGTTCTCTGCCATTTGAGACAAATTTGGTgtcttctgccttcctctgcctgggTATTGCAGACAGGCGGTAAGTGCTGCGCCCCTCTCTTGGCTCACGCCCTTCTGTTGGGTCTTTGGTGGTAGAAGtatcttctctttccctttcaagGCTTCCTGAACGaagattctgtgtgtgtgtagtttTGGCCTGGAGACTctgtttgctctgttttttaGTTTGAACATACTTTGCAGAAGGAGATGCCTGGAATTTAGTAGATTTGGAATTCTTTGCTGTTCCCTGAGCCACTGGGCCCTTGGAGATCTTCCAGGAGGCACTGTTGGAGCTCCCTTGGGATGTTCTCTGACTGCTGGGACATGCTTTTGGAAgatgcttctttttctcttcctcagcttCCACTTAAAGGCAAAAATAATAGCTAAATGAATTTGATACTGTTTTGATGACAGGTGGTACCATAAATGGAGCTGGAAACAATTGGACATGTCCTTGTGTCATTGTCAGACAACAAGAGAAACATTAAAAGTctcaaaaagggaaagagaaaaaaaccacaagaaccTAGCAGCAGTATATCAATCTTTCTGCTGACTAGGTGAAGGTTCCTGAGGAGTCTTAAATGCTCCTGAGAGATGAACATGCACAGAAGTGTGGAAACAAAAATCTTGTGGTCAAACACGCTCACTAAGGTCTGTGTTTTCCTATGTTTAGGGGCCTCTCCAACGCATGATCACTCTCGTGAACATCCACTTATGGTCTTATCAGTATTTGCTGAAGTGTTTACAGCACATCAGTGACTTATTGTGCTTGAACAGGAAGGTAGTGAGACAAGTCCACCAGTGGAGGAAGCCACGCTCAGGGCAGGGGGAGTTTAACCCATCAGCCCACGGCACACGAGATCCCTCTCCGAGTAGTTTTCACTTGCAGAAGCACATGCAAATCTGGAGGGtgtgaagggagggagggaatgacACGCAGCCTCACAAGCTGTGCTGCAAAGCAAGGTCTGAAGGAGGGACAGCTTCCCTGCCATCTTGCTTACCTGAAGGACCATCAGCCAGCACATACTCACTTTCTGCCATATCATGTGTAAGGGAAGCTGGAAACTCTACCACACCCTTGGAAGAGAAACAAAGGCTGTGTCAGGCTCAGAGATGGGAAGGAAGGGGGTTGTGGCCCTGCTCATATTTAGACAACATAAGAGTATTCTCTCACAAATGTGTAATACACCTTCCCAGATCAAGATAGagctgtccctgcctgcctgcgtGGTTGGTCCTGCAGCCCATTATCCTCTCAGagtaaaaaagcacagaagtCCTACAGGGTTTCACATTAACAGCTCACATGGGGCAGCCTGCCTAGGACATGGCCAACGAGTGCCTCTGGGGAACACTGAGCTGCAAGAGTTTTCACAGGCAGTGGTGCAGACACAAGCCAAAACGGAAAAAAACCACTTcagtgaaaatgccttttttttattctgaagcaCCTAAAGATTTCAGACTTGTCATGTGCTGTACAATTACAACATCTTCTTCCTTTGgtgcattaaagtaaaaaaaaaatggggagaagAGGTGATAAACGTAAAACGTCTGTGCAGCGCTGGCTATGCAAAGAAAGGGAGACAGGCTGGAGACAGGGTTTCTTCCCTGATTCTGGTACAGACTGTCTCCTGGTTTGCTTTGCTAGTCCTGCCAACGTGATTGATCCAACACCCAGCCTTTGCAAGCTGCCTCCTGAACTAGGAGGAAGCTCATGTCTTTACTGCAGAGGGAATGTCTGTGTAACCCTCAGTCGTGTCCTGCTGGTGGTCTATACTCCTCATTTCAGCAGGACTCTCCTGGCTTACCCCATGCAAAACCTGTGACAGGTTACAACTGAAGCCATGGCCCACGGTGGTGAATATGGCAATTGTGAGCCTGCTGGCACTAGCCACAGTACAAATGACATCTATATCAGGTAGGAATATATGTTTGCGTTTCTTGAATTAGCTCACGACGTGACATATATGCTTACTTTCTGCTTTTGAGGCTAGTTATTGGAATGAAGACACAATTGCCAATGGGGCAGGAAGCCTACTGCTtcaaagttcatagaatcattgaatcacagaatggtttgggttggaagggaccttaaagatcacctagttccaacccccctgccatgggcagggacaccttccacaggttgctcaaagtgccATCCAACCTGGcattgaatgcttccagggatggggcatccacaacttctctgtgcaacctgttccagtgcctcaccgccctcacagtaaagaattaaCTCACCAGGGCTGACTTGAACCAGCAGCTTGTGTTTTACACTGTGCCAATACTTTGTAGCAGCATTTCTGGTGCAACACTGGGATCCTGAAGCTGAAATTACTGTATCAATCAGACTCCAGGAGTCACTGCTGTGTGTTCTGTAAATGTATTAAGAGAGAGAACCTCTCCCACAAAAAGAACAGGGCCACAAGAGATGAAGAGAGGAAGCCAGTCCTGGCTCACAGGGCAggatctgctgcttttctgtatcacttttccttctttttaaagaagagcCAAACATTTACACATGATCAAAGTGCAGGAAACCGAGTTGCTAAATAAACTCCTGTGTTAACTCCCACCTCCTACTTAAAACAAAAACATGTCTGTTTGTTATTATTACTATATTCAGTGGAAAGAACTTTCCAGTTTGCTGTTGTATAAATTCCTCCTCTCCCATTTCTTCCAGTGAAGCAGAATTTCTGTGTAATGAGGCAATGTGCTCATTTCCCAAATCCTGTTCACGGGTAACATTTCCTTGCTTCTTCCTGGACAAAATGATGCTGAAGCCTTCAACTGCTCTGACTTTTTACTTTGTATCTGTAtatgatgtttttgttattgcttatttttcattttctgtgattctgtgattttacttCTGAGCCTGAAGGTCCAAAGTCAAAGCACCACCCTGAGACTCCTACATCTTGACACCAAGAAGGGGCTTTAAAGCCATTTGACCATCTTCCTGGAGAACAGAAGCCACAGAACCATGTCTACTTATTATTTTGCTAAGCCAAATGATCAAAGAGCTAAAAATGATTAAACTTGGcctttctttccaaatgaaaaaaaaaccaaaacccatatGTTTAGCATAGACTCATGCTCTGACTTTCCTGACATGCAGacatggaggaaaagaggaaCTGTCTTTCCCAGGCAGAAAATTAACCTCCTCAGGTTAAATGGTATGCCATTCTCACCAGCCACCAGATGTGGTCAAGCATAGTCTCATATGCCTTCCACATCTGGCCGGGCCCTCAAAATATGAGATTTCAGTGACTTTCCAGACCTGAGATGCCTCATGGGTATCAAAATGATACtggatcatttctctttttttttaaaaagaaaagatccaTGATTTAACAAGAGGCAGAGTCTTTTCCATAACTACCTCTCTCACCTGGTCCATGATCACTGACGTGGTGACACAGTGATTTGTACAGGCAAGCAGGCAAGTCTGGAGTCCAGGAATGGAGGTGGGATAAAGGCTGAAGAGCAGAGATGGTTGCTAAGGAACAGCCCTCCCTCTGTGAGCTGTGGTCTCCATGGAAACCAGCAGAAACATGGCAGAGATCAGGGTCATCCTagctgattggaaaaaaaaaacaaacaaggaggAGAGTAAAAGGCTTATGTCTCATGAAACACCTGTGCCCAGAAGATCTCATCATATATATAGGGTTTCTTGGAGGCTTTTGTAACACAGTCATAATCAACAAGACTGCATTTCAGCAGAACTGGATCTTCCAGCATCTCCAAATGCTTCACATGAGCTCACTGACCCCCATCAGAGCCGTAGAGGAAGATGCCCCCATTTTCCACATTAGAAAAGGGAAGATGGCGGACTGGCAAAAGGTCTTACATTGAGTCAATGACAGAACCACAACTTGGCCCTCCTGTGTCCAGTACCCTGTGCAATATTTTACCCCAGACTTTTCATCCATTCTGCTCCACCATCGATCTGAGCTTTCACCAGACCACTGGAATTTCTGCAAGGGTCCCGAGAAGGTGACAACTCTCCTTCAtgttgcaaagctgcttttcccagccAGCACAAGCAGGTCATGGGCAACAGAGAAGAATTAGAAATATTCACAGATGCATCATCTTAGAAGATTTTATTCATTGTGAGAaactgaaagacagacagaaagctACTCATCATTCttagaaaaatcagcaaaatacaaatcagtatgttttttctttacttctacctcttcccttcccctgtaACCTGGGCTGGAGACAGTTGCTAGATCTCATTGCCCAAGAAACAACTCTCCCTCTAGGCCTTGTTGCGCTTCAATTCAGAGACCTTGTAGCGAGGTGGGGCACGGTGGAACCACTCTGACCAGGAACCATCATAAATAGCTACATCACGCTTGCCACACAGGTAGGCTGCCAAGGCAATGTGACATGCTGTGACACCTTTGCGGCACGTGGCCGCCAGCGGCTTTGAAAGATCCACTTTCTTCTCACGGAATATTTCTTGGATCTCCTCAATACTCTTCTCATGGCCAGATTCTGTTAGGAATGAGTGGAAGGGTATGTTCACAGCACCAGGGATGTGACCAGACTCCAGCCCTGCAAGAGtgaacaagaaaaggaaacatgagCAAGGAGACAGTAATGTAGGTGATGAAAGACACCTACAAAAGAGACACTAAAGAGATATCACTGTAGATACTCTCTTCAAGATAGTAATTTGTTTCAGGTGATGATGAAGATGCAAAGCAGTATGGGGCTAAAAAGAGGACAAAGGTTATTCAACTTTGCTGAAGACAAAACTTGCAGAATATTTAGCAAACTATTTCCCTCCTGAAAGGAATGAGAAGCAGGAACCTGAAGAAACCCTAGACATGACAAGAACCAAATAACCACCACAGAAAAGATCCTAACAAAGGCATTAAGGGGATCTGTGTAAAGAGGAATGCAGCAGTGCATTTCTGACCCTCCCCAAGTATGCCAGCAGTGTGTAGTGACACAGCTTTCAGAAGCAGGAAGCGTAGCTTGTCAGTggaatttgtgaaaatagttATCTGTTCACAGTTTATTCCTGTGTCACCTTAAAATCAGATTTCAGAAAAGTAAAGCAACCTTAAATTCAGCCACGGTACTGCTTAGGAAGCTATCCCAGGGCAATGGGGTCAGAGAAGTGAGAATTTAGATTTTGTATCGCTTTTTATCCACTCCATGGATGAAATCAGCATGGGTTCTGTTTTTCTACTGGTATAACTGACCACTTCAGGCAAGCTGAAAGTTGCATCTCAAGAACAAGGTTTTTAGAGAGAAATAGATACAAAAATAGGATGGATAAGATTTTCAAAAGGACCTTGAAATTCAAACTCTGTCACTATAGGCTTAATCAAAGTCCATTACACTCAATGGAAGCTTTTCCAATGACTTTGAGAGGCTTTGGATCAAGCGTCATCGGAGCAGGAAACTATATATTACATCGAAAATGCATTTCAGGGAATGGCTCCTTGCTAGGTTTGAACTTCTAATGAGACGGCCCTAGGAAAGTCACATAAATAGTAATCTGTTTCATTGACAGCTGACAGCTTTCCGCTTGCCCAAGTCATCAGGGCAACTgatctcaggagatgggagacaTTGGGGCAGGGAACCTTTGTCACAGACAAATGATTAAAGTATACCTAGTCAGAGATTGACATCAAACATCATAATGACACTGCAGTTTCATCGCTCACACAGAGTGATGTTACGACATGATGAGATATATCGTAAGGGGGAAACAGGGTTTTGGCAGGGTACCGAGGAGGGGATTTTTGCTCTGCTGGACAAAGAGCGAGAGCCTAAAGGCAACCAAAGCTGCTCTGAGTCAGCTTCACAAGATCTCTCCCTGTTCCAGATGGACCCTCTTTGTTTCTTGATTCATCCTCCTCAAGTGCCTTAGAAATCTGGCATTGTTTTCTAGTCATCACCTCATGCATCCTTCAGAAGTGTTTAGCATTACAGGGAGAAGTCAGGAGAAAAACTGCTGACTTCTGGAGGgactaccattaaaaaaaaacccaaaagacagtGTTTTGGACTGATGCTTTCACCACATCTTTTCcagttccagaaaaaaacagttcACCACTTCAGGACAAAGAACTGCAAAACCCACACTCATTAATATAGTGTCTGCATaacagagaggaaataaaattaatgcaaaaaatgAGTGTGAGAAAACCTTGTTTGCAGTTCTGAGACTGCAGAGCTTCTTACTGGAGAGAGTTACATGCTTGGGTTGGGATACCATTTTCCCAGAGTGAATGGTCCTGGTCCTGTCACTTGGCAAGCGATTTTGCAAGGCTCTGCTGCAGAATTGGTGATCACCCCAATACAGACAAGTCTGTGAGCCGCAGAACAACGCTCTCACATCTGGGGCACTGGGAAGTGTACTGAGATCAAGAAATCCTGAACCAGAAGGGCCAGCCCTTGCTCAAACAACTTGCTGGGCCATCAATTCAGTTCTTAGGTGTCCCAGTCCCCATGGTCATGACGGCTTTTCTAGACTGTTTACACATCTTAAAATAGGTAGGCTTGCACCCCTCTCTTATTAGATACTGCCAGGACATACACTCACCACCCTTAAACAACTGTTGAGTTAGCAGCTGAGCAGATCTGAAAAGAACAGTCTCATCTGAGAGCACTTTTGACTTTGATATATAGGGAGACTTCCTTGCTCCAGAGATTCAAAAGTCTGTTGGGAGTCAAGAGACCAGTGCTTGCACTCTGCAAGTGAAAGATGAGGAATTCTGTAGAAACTGCATTTACTTGTGTATGTGGGTGTTCAAGTGAAAGAAAGAGCTGACACTGCACAACCACAATCCCTTGGACTAAGAAGTGCTCTTGAGTGATTGAGGAAGCTTTATCAGCTCTCTCAGCGCTAGGACAAGAGCAGAGAAACACAGGACTGGAAGGCAAGGCTGGATGCAGCTGGGATCTGAACAGCAGAGAGGATACATCTGCCCTGCCTCATACGACACAGAGCATACTCCACACCAGATTTACACAGAGACCCTTAGAAATTCCAGGAAGGATCCCTAGGATTGCAGAGTTTGGCTTCCAGCTACTACAGTGATCACTTTATAGGCTCCCTCTCACAAAAGCATCCATCTTGGAACCAGTATGGATTCTTGCCATTAAACTTTCTGCTGAGGCACCTCCTTGCTCATGTGAAAAGGAACATTCATCTCCAACGTTAAGTTCATCACAGTCAGTTCATATACCTTTATCCTTGAGCTGACATTGCCCTGCGGCTGAAAtagcttttctccctttctgctaTTGCTCCAACATACTGATGGCACTCAGCAGTCCCAACAGCGTCATGCCCTTAGCCTAAACCCAGTAAAAGCTCACTAGATGCACTTTTCACTGCCTTGGTCACCCTAGAAACAGTCCCAGGTCACCACCAGCAGATCACCACCTGGCTTCTGGATAAGGAAGTGGCATTTCCTAGCATCTTGACTGGTAGACAGGAGGTTAATAATTGCTGTTGTCAAGGCCAAATCACATCTGAGGTTCTCGTACCCAACTAATTCATCCAAGTCTTATCCTCTTCTATTGCTTCTAACGTGGGTCTTCAGCTTGTAAGACGAACACAAGCAATTAAGTGTTTCGGGCTACTAAGCATCCAGCCTTGCTCTCTGTAGCATTATATTTCCCATCACTTCTATCACTGCAGGTGGTACCTCATATAGTAGTCCCCATGTGATCATTTAAACCTTCCCAAGGCTGTGCCAGTAGCACATTTCAGTAGCAACTCCCTATTTTCAGTGCCTCGATGattcagaaaaatatgaaataaaacataGAAGCATAATGATGAGACCATGATGACAacttccagccccacagatctgcTTTAAGCACAAGCTATTCTTATCTCCCTCTAAGTCAGTTTTTTTTGGAATCTAACAGTACTTGTGCTATTTGCCCTCTTTCTCACATTGAACTAATAATTGGCTCTCTAATATTATGTCCAAAGTATTAATGAAGTCCTAATGGAACAAGCCTACCTCGTAGGTGCTTCCAAAGGCTGGAAGAAAAGATCAGACATAACTTCCAGGCATGCAGGTTCTCATTTGCCTTATCTGGCAAATCAATTCTGTTAGCAAGGAAATAGAGCCCTCAGCTACAGAGCAAGTTTACCAAGGTATTTTATTCAACTTTGCcttcatttcaaataatttttcttcaagacTCTTTTTGAAAGTCTTCCAGTGTATCCATGTTATGATAACAGATCAACAGCTGCCTAGGTTGTGCTGTACCTTCTATCCTAAATACAAACTTTGCTAGTGTTTCTGTCCTACAGAACTGTGCTCTGATCAAATTTACTAAATTCTTGCCTCAGGGAGTTGCAATGTCACATAACTGATTTTTGACACATAT
Encoded here:
- the CIMIP4 gene encoding ciliary microtubule inner protein 4 encodes the protein MAESEYVLADGPSVEAEEEKKKHLPKACPSSQRTSQGSSNSASWKISKGPVAQGTAKNSKSTKFQASPSAKYVQTKKQSKQSLQAKTTHTQNLRSGSLEREREDTSTTKDPTEGREPREGRSTYRLSAIPRQRKAEDTKFVSNGREPVADQHQTRRSRGPGSSQKTIKASCEKAKETCGRLSAKESLASLGPDRKAEWKLVLEEGDSLTCGNSKYKLASASELTSDKEERRALCEIALIMGQKRLSDRTEMLNALNSTSFADYNHLGFNLRSNIFQGGPLESRSLMKDSYTPDIIQKGIRDPKNWYGRKTDELGKWHQKNALNLNLQRALEDKYGKRNSKP